The sequence below is a genomic window from Flagellimonas marinaquae.
TAATGATTACTGTTGTATTGTAAAGTTTGTTCGAAGTGGGATTTTTTTGCAAATACCATTTAAAAGTAATGGCCGGACAACCAAGTTCGACTAAGATGCATATAAATATTTGTTATAAATCGTAATACAATATAAATATTGTTTAACTTTGAAAAGAAATGAATAAACAAAATGATTCAATATTGGAAACTGCAATTTTAGCAGGAGGTTGTTTTTGGTGTACCGAAGCCGTATTCCAAAGGCTAAACGGAGTAGTGGAAGTAGTTTCCGGATATACAGGCGGGACTATAAAAAACCCAGCATACCGCGAAATTTGTACCGGTCGTACGGGCCATGCCGAAGGTGTAAAAATAACATTTGATCCATCGATAATATCCTATGCCGAACTTTTGGAGGTGTTTTTTGCTACACATGACCCCACCACGCTCAACCGACAGGGAAACGATGTTGGCACGCAATACCGAAGTGATATTTTTTATACTTCGCCCGAGCAAAAACAAATTGCCGAGGATTTTATCAACTTGTTGGACAACGAAAGTATCTTTGATTCTCCTATTGTTACCCAGATATCCGAGGAAAAACCTTTTTATTTGGCAGAAAAAGAGCATCACGATTATTACAACGGACATAGAGAGCAACCGTATTGTCAAATTATAATAGATCCCAAGATCAAAAAATTGAACAATTATTTTTCAAAAAAGCTAAAACATGGCACCATATAGAAACCTCGAAGAATATAACATAGAGATCACCAATGAGGTAAAAGACCATTTTTCCAAAATTGTGGACGATATCGGGGAAGATGTAACCAGGGAAGGTTTGATCAAAACACCAGAACGTGCGGCGAAGGCCATGCTTTTCTTAACACAGGGGTACAAGCAGAATGCAGAAGAAATATTAAAAGGGGCCATGTTCGCGGAAGAATATGACGACATGGTAATAATAAAGGATATCGAATTGTATTCCTTGTGCGAACACCATATGTTGCCCTTTTTCGGGAAGGCCCATGTTGCTTATATTCCCAACGGCCACATTGTAGGATTGAGCAAAATTCCCCGCGTTGTGGATGTTTTTGCGCGCAGGTTACAGGTTCAAGAACGGTTGACCCACGATATCCTGGAGTGTATCAATTCTACTCTAAAACCTAAGGGTGTCGCTGTGGTAATTGAGGCTTCCCATATGTGTATGATGATGCGAGGGGTGCAAAAGCAAAACTCTGTTACCACAACTTCGGGTTTTAGAGGACAGTTCGAGAAAATTGAGACCCGTAACGAGTTTTTGAAACTTATTAGTGCCGATTTGTCCTAATCCTTTTTCAAATTAATCGGGAATTGCTATTTTTCCCATATGGCAGAAGAAAAGGACAAAAAATACCGTAATCTACTTTTAGGTTTACTTTTTGATGGCATTGGTATGCTATCTTTTGCAATTCCGGGAATAGGAGAGTTTTCCGATGTAATTTGGGCGCCCATTGCTGGTTGGCTCATGACGCGTTTGTATAAAGGCAGGGTCGGTCAAGCTGCCGGTCTGATTACCTTTGCGGAAGAGTTGATCCCAGGGTTGGATGTTATTCCGACCTTTACCTTAACATGGATATATACCTATTTGTTGGGCAAAAAAAGGGTCGACCCTAAAAAGATTGACCCTTAATTCTTGAAAACTTATGTCCTGCACACTACAAGGGCAAATGTAAACTGAAAGAGATATTTCTTCCCATATTGGCTATGCCGTCAGCTTTTAATCTGGATAGGTGAGAAATATAATCCTTGTTGAACAGGTTGTTTGCTGTAATCGAATACCCAACTTTTTGATTGAAAATATTCAAGTCTCCTCCGATGCCCGCATTGAACAAATTATATCGGGGCGTTCTTGTTTCAAAATCAGCAACCTTGTTCTGATCAAAAAATGTTTGAAGCGTTACAAAAGCATAGCATTTGTAGTTCTGATTTCTTTTGTTCCATTCCACTCTAAAGGTATTGGTCCAGCGATTGGCAGATATTAGCGGCAAATTGGATTTATCATCCAATTGCCCATATACAATATCGTAACTGCTTTCCAGGTGCAGCCAATCAATAGGGTGGGGGTGTAGGTGGAACCCAAACTCGCCTCCGTACAAAATGGCATCTTGTTGTTGGAAATTATAAATGGGATCCAGTTCCCTAAATTCACCGGTAGGCTCCAAATAAATATAGTCGTTTACAATATTATAAAACGAATTAATATAGGCTTCCACATGTTTGTTCCCGTACTCTAGGGCAAGATCTATCTGAAAGTTTTGTTCGCTATCTAGGTCCGGATTTCCTATTTCTACTCGATTGGCGCCACTGTGCAGGCCATTGGAAGACAGTTCGGATAGGTTGGGGGCCCTAAAACCGGTCGCCAAGTTTAAACGTCCTATAATAGTTTTGGCAAGGTCCGTTCGGTAGCCCAAGGCCGCATTAAAATTATTAAAATTTCTGTCCAGTGCCGGAATATATTCCTCATCGCCCTCAATGCCACTGGCTTCACCGTTTATAGACCTTAGATCATAACGCAATCCAATTTGCAGATCACTTTTATCAAAATGAATGTGAGAAGTGGCCAAAACCCCAAAATCGTTGGTCACGGCATCGGGAACCAAGATTTCCTCCCCAAAGTTTTCGTTGGTTTGATGCATGCCCTGCACCCCAAAAATAGTTGTTATATTTCCCCACTGCGGGTTAAACTGTATGTTGTAGTTAAAGGTTTTCAGCTTCATGTCCAGGGCAGCGCCTTCTTCCTCTTCTTCATGTTCTTCTTCGTGTTCTTCTTCATGTTCCTCGCCTTCTTCGTGCTCATGTTCGTGCCCATCTTCCTCGTGGTGATGCTCTTCAAACTCCTTTCTGTTGTTTATAGTATACCCGAACGTAGCCTCCAAACTCGATTTTTTAAAAAACAAATTGTTTTTGGAGCTTAATATATGTGTGGAGAGCTCTTGGTAGGGCAACAAAGGGTCGCGATCGTTGTTTTGAACCCCGATTTCTTCGGGAATGCCCAATTCCGTAGTATTGTAGTTATACCTTAATTCTGTTTTAAATTTGGACGCTTGGTAGGCAAGTCCCGTTTTTAAATCGGCTTCATTAAACCTCGAATTGGTAACGCTTGTGCCATCGCCCGTTTCATAATCGGCATTGGATGCGTATGCACCCCTTACCAAGAATTTTAATTTTTCCCCTGACGTTTTAAAACCTGCGTTTGCATTATAACCCAAAGTATTGGTAAAATACCTCATGTTTATATCTCCAGAGCTTTCACCTGCTATTTCAAATTTCTCGGGATTTAAGTACAAAACACCTCCTAGGGCATCCGAACCATATAGTAATGAGGCAGGTCCTTTTATAACTTCTACACTTGAAATTCCGGCGTCGTTGAGTCCCAGCCCGTGCTCACCGCCAAACTGCTGGTTTTCCAATCTAACCCCTTGGGTATACACCAAAACTCGGTTAAAACTTAAGCCACGTATTACAGGTTTTCCAATACCGACACCGGTCGATACCGAGGAAACTCCTGGAATGTTCGTTATTCCTTCTGAAAGGGTAATTCCTCCTTGTTGTTTGAGCTCCTCCATGGACTTTTGCTCCACTTTCATTACATTTTCGCGCTGTAATTTGTGAAAAGGCGTGGAGAGCACCACTTCGTCCATTTCTATGGCCGATGGTTCCATTTTATAATCGAACCGGTTATTTCCTTCACTGATCTCAATGGATGTGGAATAGGTTTCAAAACCTATATAGGAAACAACCAACTTATAGATACCTTCTGGCAAGTTTTTCAAAGAAAAGTTCCCATTTTTATCGGTTACAGTACCGTTTTCAAGTTGTGGAACATATACGGATACTTGTTCCAAGGGCGCTCCCGTTTCCATATCTGATATATTTCCGGAGAGTGTATGTTGTGAATAGCTATAAACTACCGTAAATATCATTAATAGGGTGATGTATAGTTGTTTCATTTTAAACTAATAAAGGTTGAACATATGGTTCCGTACATTTCAACATTTGTCGTGAACGAACCAAAAACTTATCTAGCTCTTAAAAATTTAATTTTCCCCGGTTATCGCAAAAATGAGCCCAAGCCCATGCGTTTCAGCATTTTTTTTTCAAAATTCCAGAAGAATTGATATTGTCCAAACAGCCAACCGATCAAAACAAGTAAAATTTGATAGATAGGAAATATCAATAGGATCCGAAGGGTCCAATATAAGGCACCAGGTATATTCTCCGCATCCAAGCCAAGCCAGTGAACCAAAGGGCCGGCCAATTTACCGGATAAACTACCTGTTATGGCAAAAACAATAAATATGGCGATCATTTCCCATTTGTAGTCCACTCTCCATTTATTCTCCAGTTTTTTGAAACACCATAGAAAAAACTTGATCAGTACCAGATGAATGGCAAGCATAACCCCTAGGGTAAAAAACCATTCGTAAATAGTATTGTTCAAATTAAAAATATGAAGTAGACTTCGAGAAATAAGATAAGCTGTAAGTAAATTTAGGAATGTGCCCAAGATCGGAAACAAGAACTGCCAATTCTTTTGGATTTCCCAACGCTGTTTTATTTTTTGCATTTTTAATCTCGTAATTGATGCAAAAATAGCACTTTAAATCCGTGGTAGAAAAGGGCCTAGCCTTTGATTGTACTTTCTTTGAAAATAAATGAAGTAATTGTACAATTTATAGTTCACCTCGTATCCATAATCAATACTTGGGTCGTAGTTGATCTGCAATTCGTACAAATTTGGGTTGAACCTGTTGGGTTGCAATACTCTCTGGTTCCAGGTAATTACCATAATGGCATTTCTATTTTCCAAAAAGGATTTGGAATAGTAGCCTTCCGGCCTGGCAATGGAGTTTAGCCATGTATAAAACCCTGGCTCAATAATAATGATCTCGTATTCGGATTCTGCATCCTTGATTTCTACCGGTTCCTCATCATCAGAATCAAAAAGGGTTTGTTCCTCGTTGGACACATCCAATGTAGCTTTTTGAGAAATACACGAAACAAACGCGATACAAAACGTCAAACCAAAAAGTAATATTCTCTTTTTCATGATATTAATTTACAAAAAAAGCCACTTGAATGTTCAAATGGCTTTGTTAAATATTGATCGATTTGACCTTTATTTTCCAAAAA
It includes:
- the msrA gene encoding peptide-methionine (S)-S-oxide reductase MsrA gives rise to the protein MNKQNDSILETAILAGGCFWCTEAVFQRLNGVVEVVSGYTGGTIKNPAYREICTGRTGHAEGVKITFDPSIISYAELLEVFFATHDPTTLNRQGNDVGTQYRSDIFYTSPEQKQIAEDFINLLDNESIFDSPIVTQISEEKPFYLAEKEHHDYYNGHREQPYCQIIIDPKIKKLNNYFSKKLKHGTI
- the folE gene encoding GTP cyclohydrolase I FolE, whose translation is MAPYRNLEEYNIEITNEVKDHFSKIVDDIGEDVTREGLIKTPERAAKAMLFLTQGYKQNAEEILKGAMFAEEYDDMVIIKDIELYSLCEHHMLPFFGKAHVAYIPNGHIVGLSKIPRVVDVFARRLQVQERLTHDILECINSTLKPKGVAVVIEASHMCMMMRGVQKQNSVTTTSGFRGQFEKIETRNEFLKLISADLS
- a CDS encoding TonB-dependent receptor, producing MKQLYITLLMIFTVVYSYSQHTLSGNISDMETGAPLEQVSVYVPQLENGTVTDKNGNFSLKNLPEGIYKLVVSYIGFETYSTSIEISEGNNRFDYKMEPSAIEMDEVVLSTPFHKLQRENVMKVEQKSMEELKQQGGITLSEGITNIPGVSSVSTGVGIGKPVIRGLSFNRVLVYTQGVRLENQQFGGEHGLGLNDAGISSVEVIKGPASLLYGSDALGGVLYLNPEKFEIAGESSGDINMRYFTNTLGYNANAGFKTSGEKLKFLVRGAYASNADYETGDGTSVTNSRFNEADLKTGLAYQASKFKTELRYNYNTTELGIPEEIGVQNNDRDPLLPYQELSTHILSSKNNLFFKKSSLEATFGYTINNRKEFEEHHHEEDGHEHEHEEGEEHEEEHEEEHEEEEEGAALDMKLKTFNYNIQFNPQWGNITTIFGVQGMHQTNENFGEEILVPDAVTNDFGVLATSHIHFDKSDLQIGLRYDLRSINGEASGIEGDEEYIPALDRNFNNFNAALGYRTDLAKTIIGRLNLATGFRAPNLSELSSNGLHSGANRVEIGNPDLDSEQNFQIDLALEYGNKHVEAYINSFYNIVNDYIYLEPTGEFRELDPIYNFQQQDAILYGGEFGFHLHPHPIDWLHLESSYDIVYGQLDDKSNLPLISANRWTNTFRVEWNKRNQNYKCYAFVTLQTFFDQNKVADFETRTPRYNLFNAGIGGDLNIFNQKVGYSITANNLFNKDYISHLSRLKADGIANMGRNISFSLHLPL
- a CDS encoding DUF6787 family protein — protein: MQKIKQRWEIQKNWQFLFPILGTFLNLLTAYLISRSLLHIFNLNNTIYEWFFTLGVMLAIHLVLIKFFLWCFKKLENKWRVDYKWEMIAIFIVFAITGSLSGKLAGPLVHWLGLDAENIPGALYWTLRILLIFPIYQILLVLIGWLFGQYQFFWNFEKKMLKRMGLGSFLR
- a CDS encoding DUF6146 family protein, whose product is MKKRILLFGLTFCIAFVSCISQKATLDVSNEEQTLFDSDDEEPVEIKDAESEYEIIIIEPGFYTWLNSIARPEGYYSKSFLENRNAIMVITWNQRVLQPNRFNPNLYELQINYDPSIDYGYEVNYKLYNYFIYFQRKYNQRLGPFLPRI